A window from Actimicrobium sp. CCC2.4 encodes these proteins:
- a CDS encoding cbb3-type cytochrome oxidase subunit 3 produces MAIAFIFNDLSSVMTVVSLTTFVGIVWWTFVLNRSADFDEAAHLPFADDADGGPPTSTENKHG; encoded by the coding sequence ATGGCCATCGCCTTTATTTTTAACGACCTCAGCAGTGTCATGACCGTGGTTAGCCTGACCACCTTTGTCGGCATTGTCTGGTGGACCTTTGTACTCAACCGCAGCGCCGATTTCGACGAGGCCGCCCACCTGCCGTTTGCTGATGACGCCGACGGCGGTCCACCCACTTCGACGGAGAACAAACATGGCTGA
- the ccoO gene encoding cytochrome-c oxidase, cbb3-type subunit II, producing MKFSHAWIEKNPWLLIALVLVVISIGGLVEIVPLFFQSSTTEPITGLKPYSALRLSGRDIYVREGCYNCHSQMIRPLRAETERYGHYSVAGEFVYDRPFQWGSKRTGPDLARVGARYSDDWHAIHLNNPRDLVPESNMPGYPWLATTKLVPGDVTAKMRALQRLGTPYTEQEVSDGPGTLEGKTEQDALIAYLQGLGTLIKTRN from the coding sequence ATGAAGTTTTCCCATGCGTGGATTGAAAAGAACCCGTGGTTGCTGATCGCGCTGGTGCTGGTGGTTATCAGCATCGGTGGCCTGGTTGAAATCGTGCCGCTGTTTTTTCAGAGCTCGACCACCGAGCCGATCACCGGCCTGAAACCGTACTCGGCCCTGCGACTGTCAGGGCGCGACATTTACGTGCGCGAGGGCTGCTACAACTGCCACTCGCAAATGATCCGGCCGCTGCGTGCCGAGACCGAGCGCTATGGCCATTATTCGGTGGCCGGCGAGTTCGTCTATGACCGTCCGTTCCAGTGGGGATCGAAACGTACCGGTCCGGATCTGGCCCGCGTCGGCGCGCGTTACAGCGATGACTGGCATGCGATCCATCTGAATAACCCGCGCGATCTGGTGCCGGAATCAAACATGCCCGGTTACCCGTGGCTGGCCACGACCAAGCTGGTGCCGGGCGACGTCACCGCCAAGATGCGTGCCTTGCAGCGCCTCGGCACGCCGTACACCGAACAGGAAGTTAGCGACGGTCCCGGCACGCTGGAAGGCAAGACCGAACAGGACGCCCTGATCGCCTACCTGCAAGGGCTGGGTACATTGATCAAGACAAGGAACTGA
- the ccoN gene encoding cytochrome-c oxidase, cbb3-type subunit I codes for MGTELNYNYKVVKQFTIATVVWGVIGMLVGVIIAAQLAWPALNFDIAWLTYGRLRPLHTNAVIFAFGICGLFATSYYVVQRTCQVRLFSDGLAAFTFWGWQLVLICATISLPLGFTRGKEYAELEWPIALLITVVWVAYAVVFFGTLVKRKVKHIYVANWFFGAFILAVAILHIVNGASMPASFTKSYSAYSGVQDAMIQWWYGHNAVGFILTAGYLGMVYYFIPKQAERPVYSYRLSIVHFWALIFTYMWAGPHHLHYTALPDWTQSLAVVFSLILLAPSWGGMINGIMTLSGAWHKLRSDPILKFMIVSLSFYGMSTFEGPMMSIKTINSLSHYTDWTIAHVHSGALGWVGFITMGSIYYLIPRLSGKNAMWSPRLVDTHFWVATIGVVLYISSMWIAGVMQGLMWRAVNADGTLTYSFVESVKATYPYYVIRVSGGLLYFSGMVMMAVNTFMTMRDGTAVEARIPSLAASHLPSQA; via the coding sequence GTGGGAACTGAACTGAACTATAACTACAAGGTCGTCAAGCAGTTCACGATCGCCACGGTGGTGTGGGGAGTGATCGGCATGCTGGTCGGCGTGATCATCGCGGCGCAGCTGGCGTGGCCGGCGTTGAACTTCGATATTGCGTGGCTGACCTATGGCCGGCTGCGCCCTTTACATACCAATGCAGTGATTTTTGCGTTCGGTATTTGCGGTCTGTTTGCGACTTCGTATTACGTAGTCCAGCGCACCTGTCAGGTCCGGCTTTTTTCGGATGGACTGGCGGCGTTCACGTTCTGGGGCTGGCAGCTGGTGCTGATCTGCGCGACGATTTCGCTGCCGCTGGGCTTCACGCGCGGCAAGGAATACGCCGAGCTCGAATGGCCTATCGCGCTGCTGATCACGGTGGTCTGGGTCGCGTATGCGGTGGTGTTCTTCGGCACACTGGTCAAGCGCAAGGTCAAGCATATCTACGTCGCGAACTGGTTCTTCGGCGCCTTCATCCTGGCTGTTGCGATCCTGCATATCGTCAATGGCGCCAGCATGCCGGCCTCGTTCACCAAATCGTATTCCGCTTATTCGGGCGTGCAGGACGCGATGATCCAGTGGTGGTACGGCCATAACGCCGTGGGCTTCATCCTGACCGCCGGCTACCTCGGCATGGTCTATTACTTCATTCCCAAACAGGCAGAACGTCCGGTCTATTCGTACCGGTTGTCGATCGTCCATTTCTGGGCGCTGATCTTTACCTACATGTGGGCCGGTCCGCATCACCTGCATTACACCGCCTTGCCTGACTGGACCCAATCGCTGGCCGTGGTGTTCTCGCTGATCCTGCTGGCACCGTCGTGGGGCGGGATGATCAACGGCATCATGACCTTGTCCGGCGCCTGGCACAAATTGCGGTCGGACCCGATTCTGAAGTTCATGATCGTGTCGCTGTCGTTCTACGGCATGTCGACCTTCGAAGGTCCGATGATGTCGATCAAGACCATCAATTCGCTGTCGCACTACACCGACTGGACGATCGCCCATGTCCATTCCGGCGCGCTGGGCTGGGTCGGCTTCATCACGATGGGCTCAATCTATTACCTGATTCCGCGCCTGTCCGGCAAGAACGCGATGTGGAGCCCGCGCCTGGTCGACACCCACTTCTGGGTCGCCACCATCGGCGTCGTTCTGTACATCTCGTCGATGTGGATTGCCGGCGTGATGCAGGGCCTGATGTGGCGCGCAGTCAATGCCGACGGCACGCTGACCTACAGTTTTGTCGAGAGCGTCAAGGCCACTTATCCGTACTACGTGATCCGTGTCAGCGGTGGCCTGCTGTACTTCTCGGGGATGGTGATGATGGCGGTCAATACCTTCATGACGATGCGCGACGGCACGGCCGTCGAGGCGCGCATTCCTTCCCTCGCTGCTTCCCATTTACCTAGCCAAGCCTGA
- a CDS encoding PDDEXK nuclease domain-containing protein, which yields MSKPVFLASDYGAVHSDIVVLLDAARGSAARSVNAIMTATYWEIGRRLVEFEQGGQDRAAYGEALIVRLASDLTARFGRGFSRQNLWQMRAFHQAWSMPSILQTVSGESASLPALAANFPLPWSAYVRLLSVKSDAARRFYETEALRCGWSVRQLDRQVNSQFYERIALSRNKTAMLQQAEQPLQDDVVTPEQAFKDPFVLEFLSLKDDYSESDLEGALTQHLADFLMELGDDFAFVGRQRRLRLDDNWFRIDLLFFHRRLTCLIVIDLKVGKFSHADAGQMHMYLNYAKEHWMKPGENPPVGLILCTDKGAAEARYALDGLSNKVLAAEYQMVLPDEKLLADEIGKTQQALDARRKEVTGRGEA from the coding sequence ATGAGCAAACCTGTTTTTTTAGCGTCCGATTACGGCGCGGTGCATTCCGATATCGTTGTGCTGCTGGATGCCGCCCGAGGCAGCGCAGCGCGTAGCGTCAACGCCATCATGACAGCGACGTATTGGGAAATCGGGCGTCGACTCGTCGAGTTCGAGCAAGGTGGTCAGGATCGCGCAGCTTATGGGGAAGCGTTGATCGTGCGTCTGGCTAGTGATCTTACTGCGCGCTTCGGGCGTGGTTTTAGCAGGCAGAATCTTTGGCAGATGAGAGCATTCCATCAGGCATGGTCCATGCCATCAATACTCCAGACAGTGTCTGGAGAATCTGCCAGCCTCCCCGCACTTGCCGCCAATTTCCCGCTACCGTGGTCAGCCTACGTCCGTCTCCTGTCGGTAAAAAGTGACGCGGCCCGCCGGTTCTACGAAACCGAAGCCCTGCGCTGCGGCTGGTCCGTGCGCCAGCTCGATCGCCAGGTCAACAGCCAGTTTTATGAACGCATTGCCTTGTCACGCAACAAGACAGCGATGCTGCAGCAGGCCGAACAACCTTTACAGGACGACGTCGTTACTCCGGAGCAGGCATTCAAGGATCCGTTCGTGCTGGAATTCCTGAGCCTCAAGGACGACTATTCCGAGTCGGACCTCGAAGGCGCATTGACGCAGCACCTGGCCGACTTTCTGATGGAGTTGGGCGACGACTTCGCCTTCGTTGGCAGGCAACGTCGCTTGCGCCTGGACGATAACTGGTTCCGGATCGATTTGCTGTTCTTTCACCGCCGGCTCACCTGCCTGATCGTCATCGATCTGAAGGTCGGAAAATTCAGCCATGCCGATGCCGGCCAGATGCACATGTATCTGAATTACGCCAAAGAACACTGGATGAAGCCGGGCGAGAACCCGCCTGTCGGCTTGATCCTGTGTACCGACAAAGGAGCCGCAGAAGCACGCTACGCGCTCGATGGACTGTCAAACAAGGTGCTGGCGGCCGAGTACCAGATGGTTTTGCCCGACGAAAAACTGCTCGCCGACGAAATCGGGAAAACGCAGCAGGCATTGGACGCTCGCCGGAAAGAGGTCACCGGGAGAGGGGAAGCATGA